The genomic DNA TCTTGTACTTCCCATTGCTAAAGATCTGATACAAACCAAGTCATATATACACATGGTTaagcaaaggaaaaaggaaaaaggaaaaagaaaaaaagaaaaagcatcaAATCGTGAATGGTAATTAATTTGATGGACCTACCTCAAGGTGGTCGCCGATGTTGATGACAAAAGAATTGGCAAGTGGTTCAACTGTTAACCATTTTCCTTTGAACTGTATCTGTAAACCCTGAATATCATCTTGTAGAAGGAGAGTAAGGAATCCATAATCAGAATGTGGAGGCATTCCTAGTGTGAGTTCGGGTTCCGGACACGGCGGGTAGCAGTTAACAACCATGAGCTGGCTCCCATcctggaatttttttaaaatgtcatcatcttcttctcctGTCTTTTTCTTGGTGTCTCCACATAGTCCCAAGCTCTCTAGGATGGCCTCCATGAGCGTTAGAAACAAGTACTTGGTTTCTTTGGAGTAAGTAACAGCCAATTTcctattaattaatatattatatatataaaaacaacaaattatatatatatattagtcaTATGTTaacatatatattgtttttctgGTTTATTCTGAGCTGAGCTCTCAAGTCTCACCTAAAGTCCACGGGAGAAGATGGCCATTGAGGAAGGACATCTGATAAGGGATGACACATTAGCTTCAAGAAGTCTCGCCAACAAAAAACACCATCTTTGGTCTGGTTGAAGCTAGTTCCATATCGAACTGGCGAGCACATATCTGCAGACATGTACTTGGCTCTTTCTTCCATGGGGAGATCAAAGAACCTTTGGCTCGCGTCAATCATGCTGCTGATGATATCGCTGGAAATACCATGATTTACCAACTGCATTAATCCAGAAACAGCCCATATTTTGTAAGTTCCAATTCAGCTATATGTCTGGAGAAAATTCAAATCATAGTTTTAGGCAAAATGATTTTGAACTGAGCAATACCCCCACCTGAAAAAACCCATATTCTTCACAAGCATTAGCGATAGACTTGAGGACTTGGGACCTATTGGAACCTTGCAACTCAGCAAAATCGATTACGGGCAAATTCAGATTAAGCTCGGCTGCATTGGGTACTCCATTATCCGAACTGGGTCGTTCAGAGACAGGCAATATGTACTTGTTAGGAACTTTTGAAATCCCATTTTCACAAAGGTGCTTCACTCCTTTCTGGTAGTGGCTTTCTAAGGGATCATTCTCCTGCTTACTCTCAGTTGTTATTCCCATTGCAGGAGACATGTAGTATATATCAAACACCACCTGAAACacataaatatttgaaaaaaagaatgtaATACACCAATCTTTTCTGCGTGTAggtgaaaaatagagaaaagaaaagagaatttgGACTAGGAATAAAGGTGACTCCCCCACTTACCTTCTAGTAAAAAAACTTGAAAGAGGTAGAACAAGGATATACACGGACTGAGAACGAAGAGTGCAGATTTTGAAGAGGAGTAGGTGTATTTATAAGAAAGAATCAAGCGATTCGAATGGTGCAACAGTAGCAAgttttatgaaaaagaaaatggggtcTGCGGTTTGTGAATTCCATTCAAGACTGGTTCTCTATAACAAAACCGTTGACTGCGCACAGTCACAGCACGAGATGGTAGGGTCAGCAACCCCCAATAAGATAGCCACAAAATTTCAACTATAATGCACTGTCCTCTTTCCTAGGACCTACCTTGAGAGTGAATCTGTCTCTTTATATAAATGGTGGAATGCCATGGCTGACTTTTGGTACTCACCTCAGCTTGAGTAGGGTCCCTTTCCTATTCACTCGAATATTACAATTTTATGGGTTTTATGCTTGTCCTCTCCCTctcaatctcaaatattttgattaattctcTTTATTTAGTTTGTTGGGGGCTAGTGTTAGCGACAACATTGGTCAGAACTCCAGGCAATTCGGTGGGTTGTTTCGGCCATTTTTTACTGCTTACCACAAACTATGCATTCCTAGGCTGTCTTAATGACCTAAATGAGCCTTTATAATTTCTTCAATTATTATGGATACGTATTCTGATGAGTACCGGATCTAACTATTCATTCTATGACTTTCTCGTGAAGCTCACGCATCATCCAGAGAATTCTAAGGACTAAATCTCAAAAGTTGAGGGCCAGAGGTTGAAGCTGTCATGGGAAGAACTGGTCAGTCCTTATCCACCTTTTGCCTTGATGACTTTTATGgtgattttgattgaaaaattgagTATTACCACGTACGTATTTATCCTTGTTCTTATTCATTATTCTCAGCAGATTACTATCACTCGTTAACTTCGGGACAAATCATTGGGCAGACCGGCAACAGTGTAATTTGTCTCAGTGACCCAGCTTGATCTATCTGTAGGCTTGAACAATGACTTGACTTGGAAAACATCAACCAAATTTCAATTCGTGTTTGACTTGGGACGATGCCTGAAGCAGCCAGACTACTTTAATGTACTTGATTAGTAGTTTATATATGACTTAAAACTCAAACTATTTAAGTTGCATGCCTAAACACCTCATATATATTGATCAGGTGATCATCAGATTGGCCCGAGCTTCAGAAAAAGGCGCTTTAGGAGCTGTACCGTGCATTGAGATCGATCCTCTCTTGGAGCCCGCTTGGACCTGTTTGATTAGCAAGCATAGAGCTTAATTCAATTAGCATTTGGTCAGCATAAATAAgtcaattaattttatagtttcAGAGGCTGTCATTGGATATCAACTTTCCATTGACTCgtatatgaaatatgaaaacatGCACCTGCATGGTCTGGGACGTATTAAATAAAGCTATCTCATTAATTGGTATATATACATTTGTGCTAGCTTCATGTATTTTAGATGACTTTTGGGTTTGTGGATACGTCGGACCAACAGACCAAACAGTAAATATGAAACATATTATagcacatatatatatatattccgaCTAAAATGCAAAGCAACCCTCTGGTCAGTTGGTGACATGTTATATATCTGCTCATCGTTTTGGAGATAATATGATCAACACTTAAACATTCACGTACTTATCTGCAAGAATCATTCTTGCATTCTTATATCAGAGTATCCACCATTAATGAATGACTATGTCTACTTAATGAGCCTACAATATTAACATATAGATTTAAATCAATTGTTCATTTAATTTCCAGGAAACtgcagaaaagaaaaatgaattgaataCATCACTCTTCACATGTCACAGACTTCATCATCTCGACGCATAAAATAAGCTTATCCATGCATTACAGCTAGCGGTTGACCTCAGAAGCATTTTTGTACTAATAAAACTAAATACGAATATTTTACAAACGTGTGTTATATGAGGTAGCTAGGTATCTATCCTATATGACACCTAAAGGAGctcttcatttttaaattaaaagaaccAGGTAGATATTGAAGAGCTTTGTTTGCAGTTGGGCCATTTGCTGTTGGATTTATTGGGGTAGGACCAAGTGATCCTATGGGCCTTGAGTCTTTATATGTTGCCTAACTAATCTTTGAACCCTAGTGCTCTTTCTTCTTAGGTCACTGCGCCCTTAAAATAATGATGTGAAGGAGGAGTGACCTATGACCATCACCTCCAAGTCAATCTACCCTTTCGACAAAAGTAGTGGCTGGAGTTGGTGCCATCCTGGCCCAGTGTCCAAACAGGATGGTGCTCCCGTGTTgagtttttttgtcttttgttaCTCATTCGTTGCATGGTCTTGATCCACCTCAGCCATTCAATATTCTATGCCCTCCGCAtctatcatattattttatgtcCTTTCCAgcttcttttcttctctattttaaattcttttggaTGCTTACCACTTTACCCTCCATGCATGACATCTCATAATTGATATTGTGTATGATCTATTGAATACCGATTGGATGGGATGCTGTATCTATTTGAGAACAATTGAGAACAATAGATTATGGACAATTCCCTCCCTTGCTGTAAAGATCCTCTCCTAATTTTGCATCTTGAGTTTGGTGCTGGTCCTTGGCTTTTGCGAGAAGCTTATAGATTGTAATTCCATTTTACTCATATctgattatttaatttatatcttttcatttccattctaCTTGTCCAACTAGACCTCTGCTTCCGGCAGTTTTACATACCCAAACAAATGGTTTCGGAAAGTTGATGGGAGACTTTGATTTAACctaagggtctccaacgggccgGGCCGGCCGGCCCGGAGGAGTAAGGCCCATGGCCCAGCTAGGGGTGGGCCACTAAGCCCGTTGACTGGCCGGGCTTGGCGAGCGGGCCTACAGGCttgggtaaaaattaaaatgcctTTTGAGTTTTAAAAGAAGGAGGATTTGAACCCTTTAAGGATTTCAAGGAGAGCCAACCACCAATTGAGCTGACCctcttttatataattattttgcattagttatatatatatatatattagaaatgttgtatgatttttgaaaaaaaaataaaagtgagttgaCTGTTCAACAGTCACATGACCGTTGAACAAGCCACTCACTTCAAATGTTAAATTTCAAAGTATATAACCGTTGAACAGTCATCttggcatttaaaaaaaaaaaaaaatcctaacgGTCACATACctccctataaatattaaataccctcAATTTATTCTATTATCTCAACTCTCAAGCTCTCTCTCATTCCACAATATTTCCAATTATTAcattttgtctcaaattattcaatattattggtgGTGAAAAACAAGAATTGGTGGCTCAAAGAGTTTGAATTTGAAGGAATTTCTGCTTCGGTTATCtaatttaataacatatttcacattttcttttatttatttgttacattttaattttacatttattatttttagcataatattttatcaataattataattatggcaaGTGGTTCTTATTCTTCATCTAATGCATgtgataacaaaaaatttacttcaaatatatggcaaataaaagaagatcaatataaaatatttcatatgcgttgttgtgcacatattttaaatttaattgtaaaagatgGATTAAACACGTTGAtgatacattataaaaaattagaggtATTGCTGCGGGtcttaatagttctcaagcaaaatatgaattatttttttattgttgcaaaatgttaaatatgaaaaaaagaaatataaatttggatatgcccACTAGATGAAATTTCacttataaacttttacaaactattataaaatatagaaaagtagtagaactatatgaaatacaattaattagcaatgattgtgaagcagatattgATGTATTAAATGATTACGATTAGCATATTGtagatcttttaagagatctttttgaagtatttgatatttcaacaaaaaaattttgtggtgtatattattcATCTTCAAACCGAGTGTcatgcaaataactaatatttttattgtacttaaaaaatatttaattttggatatatttaatgatgcaatatttgcaaagatagaaaaaattagaaaatatttgggaaaaatacctttaattttttatcttggtttaattgtggaccctagattgaaatttgaagctttggattaatggttaacaattatttattttaatgaccaaataaaaattgaaaaaattataaatgaaataaattcattattatataatttatataactattatagagaaaaatatggtgataatattagttctattaaattaccacctacatctacaagctcttcatctttttataaaggagctctagaaatgttgaaaagtcaaaagaatgcaacaaatagttctccaaacaACACAACTGATTTAGATAGATATCTTAATActgatttaatttcatttgaagatgatgaagattttgatattttaatatggtggaaatcacaacAACATAAATATCCTGTGCTTTCTATCATTGCTTATGATGTACTAACAattcctgtgagtacagttgcatcaaAAGCTActtttagtgcaggtggaagagtagttagtgaTAAACGCTGCAGCTTAGTGACAGATTCTATTGAAACAAATATATGTGTGAAAGACTGGGCACTAGCAgataaaaagatatttgattctattcaagaaaaaatatgcttgccgatatggaaaaactaaaattatcaagatcttcatggatttGCAATAGTTCTCCATCATCGCCAAaagataatgattaaaatattttactaaatgtatgtcatctttttatttttattttttgtggttgaaaaatacaaatgattgacaaataagtaggtgccaacctagttgggatgtacttattttgtagtgatgtaaacttttcccacattttcaaatataatgtatacattcaatgaataaaatagttaacaatgaatatttttattaatgtagcattttctattttttgaatatcttttatatatatatatatatatatatacatttttttaagtgGCGGGCCTACGGGCGGGCCGGCTCGGGCCTAAATTGGGGCCGGTGGCCCGACCCATCCAGAAATGGGATTGGGCCAGGCTAGGACCTGCCAGGCCCAGACTTGTCGGGCTTTAGCCCGCTGGGCCAGACCGGGCCGTGGGTTGTGGGCTTCTTGGAGGCCTTCAAATTTTATCAGTAGAAGAAAATACACTCTAGTTCCAAACATATACTtgtaattccattttttttaatagactAAAATTGGGTTGGATTAATATTGATATAAATTGAActtaaatatttatacaaaataaaaataaaataattattttttaaaaaaaggataattttttatccGATCAAATTAGTTAAAGCttgtttgacaattgttttttaaaatggttttctattttttagaataaaaaaacaagaaaacatgtttaataattaaaaaatgttttcaattttttatttaaaaaaaatatttttagttattttcacttgtttttttatgattatttaaaaaataattatacaagtataaaaaataattaaaaataaagcattggatataaaaatgatttttaaaacatatttaaaatattaaaaacaagttaaaaagtaaaaaaaattatgttctcaaatagacttttattttacaaaatattagaaaaccgttatcaaaaactatttttcaaaactatttatGAAAACAATCACCAaatatgttattaatttttaaaaattttaaaaaataatatttaaaacaacTTTCCAGATAtccttattttaaaaaccaataataaaaatatcaatttgttCTCTACcttgaaaatagatttaaaaaataagtttagcctttatgttctttttttttttcttaattaaaaataaagcagtCCCATGTAATGAATCAAACAGGGTACATAGGGTGATGGTCGGCGGAGCTCTCCTTTAAAACATACCATATTTAATCAAACAACTCCTACAGGCTACCAGCTCGAAAAGGGGGCTAACAAATGAGAAAGCAAAAAACTGCAATAAGAAATAATTGTGAGACATGAAGATTGGTTTAGATCCTGTAACGTTTAAGAAAGAGTTGAGATGAATTTAAATATTGGCCTCAATTTGGGGTTGATAATGGGAGAGATTCActtatcattattttctttatataatttaCAAGCGCGTAGTCATATGCAGCTGAGAGCACATGCCATGTTCTGCAAATGCCAAAATAAGATAATGCacccaaataagaaaaaaaaaaaagacctgtattgtatttttattcaCATTACAGAGATCATTGAACGTTGGCATTTCTTGCACTCCACTTCTATTTCAGCATTCCAACAAAAAAGATGGGGAGCAATAGAGAAGATCTCCATGGTGACTGACAATTCAGGCATACAGAAATATTCAATGCCAGTAACTGTTGAGACTTGGGAAAcgaaattaaactaaaatatgtAATCACAAAGCTTCTTATTTTGTATGTAAATTTGTTTGTGTTCCAGAGGTAtaagagaagatggaaaaggGATAAACCATTAGTTTGCAGCAGGCAAAAGGGGGTCTAAAGGTTGGGAATTTCTGTCTTTCCCTTTCAAACATGAAAGAATCCAGTAAAGGATCCCTGCAGAGAAGAAGCTGAAGAACCAAGCGTTGTTGTAGATGGCAACAAATGTATCAGGAACTGAAGTCAGAATTCCAAGCTTTTGCAATAAACCAGGAACCACTGGCAAGATCCCAATAACCAAAGCTGTCATTGCTGCCAAATTGTAACCTCCTGAATAATAGTAAGCTCCATGGGGGCTCAAAGAGTATAGGTCATTGATACTTAGATTCATGCGGTGGATCAAGTAGTAATCTGCAAGAATTATGCTTCCAATTGGACCCAGCAATGCAGAGTAGCCTACAAGCCAGGTGTAAACAAAGCTCTCACTGGAATGAAGAAGCCTCCAAGGCTGAAAAGCAATTCCAAGCAATGCTGTGAGCAGAGCTCCTCTTCTAAATGTGAATTTTGAGGGGCTGAGATTGACAAGAGCATTTGCTGGGGCCACAACGTTTGCAGCAATATTTGTTGTAATGGTGGCAAGACTAATGCCAATGATGGCGAGGATCATTGTTGTGAATCCTCCAATTTGCCCAAGAAGTTGAATTGGATTGGATATTAAACGGCCAAAAATCACGGTCGTAGAGGAGGTCACTGCCAGGCCAACAAATGTGAATGCGCCCATGAAGATTGGAAGGCCAACCTGACCGATAATTTGGTCAGTCTGGGTCTTTGCATATCTAGTGAAGTCTGGAATGTTAAGTGCAACGGTAGCCCAAAAGCTTATATTTGCTGTGAGTGAGGGAAAGAAGAGTGACCAAAATTGTGAAGAGGATAGCCTTGAAGACAAGGAGAGCATGGGGGTGAATCCACCAGCATTAACATAAGACCAAAGGAGGAGGCAGGAGGTGAGAATGATGAGAATTGGAGCCGAGTACTTCTCCAATTCACGGATTCCATCCATTCCCCTCCAGACAATGGCCAACTGGGCCAGCCAAAAGACAATGAAACATGAGAATTCAAGAGGGGATGTGCCCAGCCAGGGTAGGAACTGGGACAAAGAGGACTGTTTGATAGTTTTTGGGAGTAGGAGGAAAATTGCCTCACCTCCAATCCATGTCTCAATCCCATACCAACCACAACCCACCAATGCTCTAAGCAGTGTAGGGAGATGGGCACCGCGAATCCCGAAAGCCGATCGGGCAAGGACTGGGAAGGAGATGCCGTAGCGGGTGCCTGGATGGCCTGTGAGAACCAATGGGACTAATAGGATGATGTTGGCAGCAACAACCGTGGCAATTCCTTGCCACCAAGCCATCCCAAGTTCAACAAGGCTGCCAGCAAGGTAGTAGGATGGAACACCCACGACAAGACCCACCCACAGGCTAGCCATTTCCCACCCGGAAAATGTCCTTTGGTGGGGTGCCGTGGGCTTGAGATCATCGTTGGTGAGGGTGGGATGAGGTTCAAAATCATTGAATTTGGGAGTGGGTGTGGGTGAGGGTGTGGCTTGGCTTGATGCCATGGTTGAAAAAGAGAGCCATCTTATGGGGACAGACAGTTTCGTAGGTATGGAAGTTGGAAATGGACGAGTGGTGAGGAAGCGTGTAGTTGTGGGAGAAATTGCAGTGGTCGAGGACGAGTGGGGATTGGGAGGGAGATGGAGGCTGAGATACTTGGACACCATCTTGATTCACTTTTCAGAATTGTGGCGTGGAATCAATGGTGTCTTGTTTGGGGATAGACGCTGAATGGCAGATACCAATCGTTCTAGTCGCTTTCATTTCctgtttttttccttgaaaatatTGTGATTCCAATAAGGTGGCTATACGGAGATTTTTTTCTGCCTAGGATCTTGAGCTTCAAGACAACTGATCACGCGCCTTGTTAACAGGTGACTTTGTGTCATCACCTTGATCGATGAAGCAGTTCAGTACACGCGCTTCTAAAACTAGGCAGCGAATGAATAATGGGGTTGAAAGGTCAATGATCCCGTTTTTAATAAGTGTATCGATGATTCAGTTGCCTATTTGAAAAGATCTgaatgatttaaatatttaaagagACGGTAGGGCATGGGATTTGCTTAAAGTCTTCCGGATTCTCTTTCCGGTGGCCCAACAGAATTGAAAACCATCCAACTAAAATCTCTAAACCAGAACCCACACTTgatttgtttttctaaattcaGCTTAAAAAGAGGGCTATGATTCTTTAGCTGCGTCCCTCCGTAGGATTACTGCTCGACTGGTGGAAAACTGATTTCCCAACCAATGATAACCCTGTCCCACTGTCAATGTTCCCCTTGTTGGGCCAGAAACTTGTCCAGCCCATATACTTCTGCACTTACAAGAGAGTTCATAACTGACCAGTCCAAAATTGGGCTCGATTTTGAATAGGGGATCCACGCTAAGTATGGTATTTACTATTTAGCAAGTAGCACAATGTATGATAATATCGCATTAACTATGTGGGCCTGGCAGAGCCCATTTTATAGCTCACTGCTCGATTCACTAGGCTGAGTTGGGACATCCTTGGGCTAGAGTCTTAAACTATAGATTGAGGCCTGACCAGACCATAAACCCGGACATGCCAGATGTTATAAAAGTAGTTGGCATCCACCGTCCGGAAGCCCAGAAAGCGCCAGAGATGAGTGAGATGACAGAGGATCGATAGCACCGAGTCCAGTTGTCGCTGATACAGATAATCCCTATAAACCTAACCCACCTGACCGTTTACATTCTGTTTGCCCAAACTTGGCTTGTAGCCTTAAAATATGGGGTGGTAGCCTAGAAATCTCCCCATCTATCCTTGTCACTCGTACGTGCCTCAACCTCCACCGCACATGTGGAGTCTTTTCACCTTCCTCCCTCACAATTCCTGAACAGAAGTCTCAATTTTAAGTTGAATCACAAATGGGGTTGTCTTCACTATTCCTTGCATGGCAGCCCCTTTATTTGGTGTATTATTATCTATTTGCCAAGTCGGTaaactttaaagaaaatatacCATGCACATTGAAACAGAATTGTCATCCTCACGCTCCTCCATCACTCAATAAACAGACATGGTTAAATTAGTTATCAAATTTGTATTGATGAATCAAACATTTTAAGATGGCCA from Vitis riparia cultivar Riparia Gloire de Montpellier isolate 1030 chromosome 8, EGFV_Vit.rip_1.0, whole genome shotgun sequence includes the following:
- the LOC117920872 gene encoding protein DMR6-LIKE OXYGENASE 2-like; the encoded protein is MSPAMGITTESKQENDPLESHYQKGVKHLCENGISKVPNKYILPVSERPSSDNGVPNAAELNLNLPVIDFAELQGSNRSQVLKSIANACEEYGFFQLVNHGISSDIISSMIDASQRFFDLPMEERAKYMSADMCSPVRYGTSFNQTKDGVFCWRDFLKLMCHPLSDVLPQWPSSPVDFRKLAVTYSKETKYLFLTLMEAILESLGLCGDTKKKTGEEDDDILKKFQDGSQLMVVNCYPPCPEPELTLGMPPHSDYGFLTLLLQDDIQGLQIQFKGKWLTVEPLANSFVINIGDHLEIFSNGKYKSVLHRVVVNSTKPRISVASLHSLPFKCMVKPAPQLISQENPRHYKDTDFASFLDYISSCEPKRKNFLESRKLS
- the LOC117919634 gene encoding purine-uracil permease NCS1, whose product is MVSKYLSLHLPPNPHSSSTTAISPTTTRFLTTRPFPTSIPTKLSVPIRWLSFSTMASSQATPSPTPTPKFNDFEPHPTLTNDDLKPTAPHQRTFSGWEMASLWVGLVVGVPSYYLAGSLVELGMAWWQGIATVVAANIILLVPLVLTGHPGTRYGISFPVLARSAFGIRGAHLPTLLRALVGCGWYGIETWIGGEAIFLLLPKTIKQSSLSQFLPWLGTSPLEFSCFIVFWLAQLAIVWRGMDGIRELEKYSAPILIILTSCLLLWSYVNAGGFTPMLSLSSRLSSSQFWSLFFPSLTANISFWATVALNIPDFTRYAKTQTDQIIGQVGLPIFMGAFTFVGLAVTSSTTVIFGRLISNPIQLLGQIGGFTTMILAIIGISLATITTNIAANVVAPANALVNLSPSKFTFRRGALLTALLGIAFQPWRLLHSSESFVYTWLVGYSALLGPIGSIILADYYLIHRMNLSINDLYSLSPHGAYYYSGGYNLAAMTALVIGILPVVPGLLQKLGILTSVPDTFVAIYNNAWFFSFFSAGILYWILSCLKGKDRNSQPLDPLLPAAN